A single window of Ammospiza caudacuta isolate bAmmCau1 chromosome Z, bAmmCau1.pri, whole genome shotgun sequence DNA harbors:
- the LOC131571470 gene encoding hydroxysteroid dehydrogenase-like protein 2 isoform X2, producing MPSGPVAETFRVIQGAVTEEYVRSTQGVFQFELSGDGGGTWYIDLKTKGGSAGFGKAPVTADVVMSMSSADFVKMFTDLEAHKNEITKKLVIVLLL from the exons ATGCCATCGGGTCCTGTTGCAGAGACGTTCCGAGTTATTCAAGGGGCAGTGACTGAGGAGTACGTGAGAAGTACTCAGGGTGTCTTTCAGTTTGAGCTCTCTG GCGATGGTGGAGGCACTTGGTATATTGACCTGAAGACCAAGGGTGGGAGCGCTGGCTTCGGAAAGGCTCCCGTGACAGCTGATGTGGTCATGAGCATGTCGAGTGCCGACTTTGTGAAGATGTTCACAG ATTTGGAGgcccataaaaatgaaattactaaAAAACTTGTAATTGTTTTGCTACTGTGA
- the LOC131571470 gene encoding hydroxysteroid dehydrogenase-like protein 2 isoform X1 gives MPSGPVAETFRVIQGAVTEEYVRSTQGVFQFELSGDGGGTWYIDLKTKGGSAGFGKAPVTADVVMSMSSADFVKMFTGTDILAASVSSERTSQCIGLVLCTSEQRLLNVPCSYQEELIWRPIKMKLLKNL, from the exons ATGCCATCGGGTCCTGTTGCAGAGACGTTCCGAGTTATTCAAGGGGCAGTGACTGAGGAGTACGTGAGAAGTACTCAGGGTGTCTTTCAGTTTGAGCTCTCTG GCGATGGTGGAGGCACTTGGTATATTGACCTGAAGACCAAGGGTGGGAGCGCTGGCTTCGGAAAGGCTCCCGTGACAGCTGATGTGGTCATGAGCATGTCGAGTGCCGACTTTGTGAAGATGTTCACAG GTACCGACATTTTAGCAGCCAGTGTATCTTCAGAGAGAACCAGTCAATGCATTGGGCTTGTGCTCTGCACGTCTGAGCAGCGTCTCCTAAATGTGCCCTGCTCGTACCAGGAAGAGCTG ATTTGGAGgcccataaaaatgaaattactaaAAAACTTGTAA